Genomic window (Capricornis sumatraensis isolate serow.1 chromosome 16, serow.2, whole genome shotgun sequence):
agccttctttatggtccagctctcacatccatacatgactactggagaaaccatagctttgactatacagacccttgtcagcaaagtgatgtctttgctttctaacacactgtctagggttaatcatagttttccttccaacagTAACACCTTTTAATTTCTACTTAAACTTACATTAGGAGTAAAAAGTTTGCTGGACATAGTAGAAAtagtaataaataatattaataaattaataaatattaacaaaataagtcaaatatgaataaaaactaaggaaaacaGAGCATACTAAACAAAATaaccaaagaaagaagaaaattaatgtaCAAGTGAATAAGCATTGACATTTATTAAGCAATTTACTGTGTTGTATCTTGGTTGTATGACTCTCAAATAATTGATCTAAATCGAcgtttcacttttgctttttgcAAATGCAACATCTATGTTCTATTCTTTCTCTCTTAGCCCACATCCTAAGTACAGAACTATCTTTGCTGAAATATTCACAGGTATTTGAATTAActcaaatggaattttttttctcataaagatATCTCTCTATATTTTTCAACCCCAAATTCATGCATCATCACTCTGAAATCACTTCTGTGTTCTCCAAATAGCAAAAATAACCCATTTTAAATAACCACTATTTTGACATTTTTCATGTTCTTAAGAATATttctgtagttcagttcagttcagtagttcagtcatgtctgactctttgtgaccccgtgaactgcagcatgccaggcctccctatccatcaccaactgctggagtctacccaaatccatgtcgattgagttggtgatgccatccaaccatctcatcctctgtcctccccttctcctcccaccttcaatctttcccagcatcagggtcttttaaaatgagtcagctcttcgcatcaggcggccaaagtattggagcttcagcttcaacatcagtccttccaatgaacacccaggactgatctcccttaggatggactggttggatctccttgcagtccaagggactctcaagagtcttctccaaccccacagttcaaaagcatcaattcttcagtgctcagctttctctgtagtccaattctcacatccatacatgaccactggaaaaaccatagccttgactagatggacctttgttggtaaagtaatgtctctgctttttaatatgctgtctaggttgatcataacgttccttccaaggagtaagcgtcttttaatttctgtagTAGTTTAAATCAGATGACTGTTCTCTTTACACAGCTCACTAATGAATTAATGCCATATATCTGTCCGCAGTAGTAAAAGACAGAGACAGCACCACACACTTAATAGCATCTATCTTAGTACTAACTTATCTAGTCTATTGTTTCCTTTTGTATTATAATCACTATTAACTCAGCTAAGGCACAAAAATAGGAAATTTGTCACTTCAAATAAAATGATAAGCAGAGAAAATTTGAATTATATCTTTGTAAAAATTTGAGACAGCTTTGAATACATGCTCATTGCTGCCTTTTTATACCGTTTTTTCTTAAAGAGGGTAGGGTAACCATGGGACTAGATAATAGGATTTAATTATAGGATCAATCCTCTAAAGTGGAAACTCCGTTATCAAAAGTAATTACATAAGATCACATGCAGGTGGATGCAATAAAACACTTTGTGAACTTGACTCATGATGTGGTTACAGATCTCTTTGTTGCTTTAATGTTTCTTGctgaagtttaaaaattattaattttgattGATTATTTAATATACTTTTTCTCTGTAGTTTTAGCTTATTCCAAAATGGTGCACATCCTCAATCAAGTTATTAtactttccttcagttcagttcagttcagtcactcagtaatgtctgactctttgtgacccatgaatctcagcatgccaggcctcccttttcatcaccaactcccggagttcactcagactcgcgtccatcgagtcagtgatgccatccaaccatctcatcctctgtcgatcccttctcctcctgccccaatccctcccagcatcagagtcttttccaacgtgtcaactcttcgcatgaggtgagcaaagtactggagcttcagctttaccatcattccttccaaagaacacccaggactgatctccttcaggatggactggttggatctccttgaagtccaagggactttcaagagtcttctccaacaccacagttcaaaagcatcaattctttgacactcagctttcttcacagtccaactctcacatccatacatgaccactggaaaaaccatagtcttgactagacggatctttgttggcaaagtaatgtctctgcttttcaacctTAGGGCAAGGAATTTATCCCATTCCTGTGTTAATCCAGCTCATTTCTTGAGTGAAATAAATGAGAAGGGGACACTAACTACATCCACTTATTGAAGAAACACTCTATCTGAGCAAGTAAGGAAATAAcgtgaaaatataaattttttcttggttttagaattgcatttgttttttcttttttttttaatttattgattttttttaaatgaaggataattgctttacagaattgtgttggtttctgccaaatgtcaacatgaatcagccacaggtatacatggaaacttatattagcATATGTAAAAGAGAGAGCCAATGGGAATTACTATATGGCTCAGAGCACGTATGCATTTGTTTTTTTGAAATTGTCTGTGATTCTTAACTTACATGGGGATTAACTACAGATTTTCCATATCAAATACACAAGTCACAGGTGAAATAAATTACATTGGGTGTCCATATGAAAGGAGAGAATAttgacagaaataaataaattataggaacattttcttttgtcattctttcaaggcaatagaaataaaagcaaaaataaaccaatgggacctaatgaaacttaaaagcttttccacaggaaaggaaagtataaagaagatgaaaagacaatcttcCAATTGGGTCAAAATGTTTACAAACAATGCAACCAACAAGCACTTAacttccaaaataaacaaacagctcaGATAGCTCAATAACAATACCACCAACAGACAGCCCAATCCAAAAATGGACAGGtggcctaaatagacatttctacaaggaagacatacagatggctaacaggcacatgaaaaagtCTCAACTTtcttaattattagagaaatacaaatcaagactACAATTCAGTGGCACCTTGTATAAGTCAGAATGGCCACATTAAAAAgtctaagtaagtaagtgaaagtcactcagtcatgtctgactcttcatgaccccatgggctatataatctatggaattttctaggccagaatactggagtgggcagccgttcccttctgcaggagatcttcccaacccagggatcaaacccaggtctcccatattgcaggcagattcattaccaactgagcaacaacagaagCCCATTAAATagtctacaaatagtaaatgctggaggtgtgtagaaaagggaaccctcctatattgtaggtgggaatgcaaattgatatagCTACTATAGCAAAGAGTATGCAGGTTCCTttataaactgaaaatagagttgtcatatgatccagcaatttacttctgggcatatatccaaacaaaATTATAGttggaaaagatatatgcacccctatgttcatagtgGTACTTCACTTCTAAACAATCTGCCCTATAATTTATCTACTAATTAAAAGCTCTGAATTCCTTTGTTAACTATTAGTCTTTGTAAAACATTTTGTCCTCATTTGTAAAGAAATTTCATTCTAATATTCATAACATTTTTCATGTAAGCTTATTTTTACAAAGCATCATTGAACTTTTCCCTCTGATATCAGAGGAAAACAGACCTCTTCACATGCCAGTATTGACCTGGATTTTTGAGGAAGGATAAGGATAtcccaggggcttccccagtgactcaactggtaaagagactgctgcagtgcaggagacaacagttagatccctgggttggaaagactccctggagtaggaaatagctacccacttcagtattcttgcctggagaatttcactgagagaggagtctggtgggatacagttcatgggattgcaaagagtcagacatgactgagtgactaacactaggaAGCATGTTGCAAAGCAAACAATAATACATAGCATGCTAAAAGGCATATTCAGAGAGAAATGCCCagtttaaaataagatttaagtGGTCAAAACCATGGAACCAGTTTGGGAAGGTTTTCTATGCATGTGatccagatgataaagaatctgcaatgtgggaaacctgggtttgatccctgggttgggaagatactctgcagaaaggaaaggctacccactccagtattcttacctggagaattccatggagagaggagccaggtgggctatcatccatggggtcgcaaagagttggatgcagctgagggactttcactcCATGGGACTTAATGAACTCTATGCATGTTATGATATAGAAGTGATCTTTTACCCAGGAGATCAATGAGTTGGCCATTGCGGAAAATCTCTCTTTGGCACCAACACTGACCCCCAAAATGGTTCTTTTCCTATAAAATAAGACAGTCTTTTCATACCCTCAAGCAGGTAGTGTGTTCTGAGATGAATACTATATTCAGAAGCCGGTACCTGAGGATGCCCTACCAGCGTATATGGAGGCATCCCCAGATTCTTCCCTCTCTAATTCTTGTAGAAACAGGGGTATGTGTAGGAGCATCTACACTGATTCTCATCCTATAGGACTCAGAGCTTTCTATACACACTGAGTGATTGATGATCATACAGGCACCACTCTTTTGCATCACTGTGGTCACATCTGTACTGCAGCTTTAGAGGCTATCTCCCAGCACTGTCTAGCTTCCTCACTCTAGAAACTGGTTTCCAGTGTCATCTTCATGAGAGGTGTTttgcagtgaaaaaaaaacaaacaaacaaacttcctGACCTGCCTTGCCACATTTCACAAGGAAAATCTGGAAAAAACTTTCTGAACTCAAATGCAACAAGTTATTACTACTTCTTCCCATCATTCTGTGAAGTCATCAGAGGTATATCTACCCTaagttaacattttatttatgtctTGAAAAATGATGTCATATTTTCAGTTCAAGTGCTCATCTTCAAATGGGACAAAAAGTACTAGGCCTGCTACACTTTGTTGTAAGTCATTATTTTAGTCTATTATTTTTTAGACAACATGTTGGCACTGGGGATATAAGCTTGAATATTCTCGTTTAATCAGAATATGTAGGCAGTGGGACTTCCAAGGTGGttggacatgggttggatccctgggtcaggaaaatcccatggaggaggaaatggcaactcactccagtgttcttgtctgggaaatcccatggacagaggagcttgggggctgCAGAcaatggggctgcaaagggttAGACAGGACCGAACAACACAGCATGCATGCTGGCAGAGAGGCAATGTTCTTGAATGTTAAAAAGCAACAACACTAGCAAAAACCATTAATAACTGCTATGAGatcttccctcgtagctcagttggtagagactgcctgcaatgcagcagacctgggttcgatacctggaatgggaagatactctggagaaggaaacggaaacccactccactgttcttgcctggagaaccccatggacaaagcagcctggccAAGAGAGgaggacaagacttagtgactgaaccaacaCCACCATGCATTATTTCAGGGATTTCAATACCTCAGACTGAGTTTGGGAtgaatttgttatttaaaaatagcagGAGGCTTTGTTTAATCTAgacatatggtatcacttatctATAATAGTTAAGATTCatagaaaaattggaaaagaacagagatgagtgcataataaataagaaacaaattttaTGAAGTGATGGCTTTGAGTCATATTACAACTCATTTCAGTAAAAATTTTCTCAGTGCCACCATAACCTCTTTATTTCTCAGACAATATATCATGGGGTTAAACATTGGTGTGACAATGGtataaagaagagagagaaatttgtCCATTCCTATAGAATGACTGGACTTTGGTCTTAAATATGTAATGAGTCCTGATCCAAAGAATAAAGCCACAACCATGAGATGGGaagagcaggtggagaaggccttgGCTCGCCCAGTGGCTGAAGGCAGCTTCAAGATGGTCTCAATTATTCTCACATAAGATCCAAGAATCAACATAAAAGGAACAGTGACAACTAGAACAGCAACTACATAAACTAATGTCTCAGTTAGAAGGGTGTCCCCACAGGCAAGCTTAAGCACTGGAGGTATGTCACAGAAGAAGTGATTCAACTGGGTAGAGCCACAGAAGGGTAGAGAGAAGATCTGGTAGGTTAACACTATATGCACTGGAACTCCACTGACCCAACAGCCAGCGGCCAGTTGGACACACAGCCGCCTGTTCATGAGGAGAAGGTACAGCAGGGGGTTGCAAATGGCGACATACCTGTCATAAGCCATTGAAGTCAGAAGGAGGCACTCAGTGGCTCCAAACAccagaaagaaatacatttgagCAGCACAGGCCAGAAagggtatatttctgttttgactGCAAAGATCTATTAATAACCTGGGGACAGTGACTGATACATAGCATACTTCCAAGGAAGAAAAATTCCCTAGGAAAAAGTACATGGGAGTCTGGAGGGAAGGATCCATCTTGGTTATTATAATAATGAGACTGTTTCCCACCAGAATAATCGTATACATGATCAAAAACACCCCGAAAAGAAATCCCTGTAGGTCAGGAATATCGGAGAAGCCAAGCAAGATGAAATCCACCAATGTAGTCTGGTTCCACTGTGGGGGATTTTGTCCTCTGGATCCCATCTGCAAACAAAAGGGTTAGAAGTCACTACAATTCACTGGACCCAGCAGTGAAATGGGTTAAAATAAATTGATGATTTTAACTTCACTGACAGAATATagagaacctgtctgccagtgtaggagatgtaagagacacaagtccaatccctgggttgggaagagcccctggaggagggcatggcaacccactcctgtattcttgcctggagaatcccatggctagaggagcgtgaggattcatggagtcgcaaagactcagacatgactgaagggaatTAATGCATGTTCACAcacaatataatatatatatatccatttaaaattttatttgttttgtgtttAAGATATATCAAATCCAATATCCTCAAATTCcacaatgtaaaaacaaaaatatcttgaattcttttgtccttttgagttctttttttcttttgactcatGTGAGAGATTTTGAATATATGAATAACACAGAAAGACAGACAACAGTAAAATAAGAGCAAACATGAAAAGTAGCCTATTCTCAGGATAAGAACAGCTCTAGTTAACTTGGGAAATTCTCTAAAGAAATATATGTCCCCTTCCTGGTCTCCGCTTGCTTTTTAGCTGTGTTTGTTCTGCCTAGCACCTTCTAATTTGCAATTAATTTATAAGAGTCTTTCATATCTGATTTGAAGTGAGCTCCATCTCAGATAACCAAAGGGCATGGTCATCGTAACACTCAACTGCAAGATGGAGCTCAGGTCAGCCTGGGTCACTCACTCGCTGGGAAAGAGGCTTAGATcccagatagaaaaa
Coding sequences:
- the LOC138092958 gene encoding olfactory receptor 10AG1-like — encoded protein: MGSRGQNPPQWNQTTLVDFILLGFSDIPDLQGFLFGVFLIMYTIILVGNSLIIIITKMDPSLQTPMYFFLGNFSSLEVCYVSVTVPRLLIDLCSQNRNIPFLACAAQMYFFLVFGATECLLLTSMAYDRYVAICNPLLYLLLMNRRLCVQLAAGCWVSGVPVHIVLTYQIFSLPFCGSTQLNHFFCDIPPVLKLACGDTLLTETLVYVVAVLVVTVPFMLILGSYVRIIETILKLPSATGRAKAFSTCSSHLMVVALFFGSGLITYLRPKSSHSIGMDKFLSLLYTIVTPMFNPMIYCLRNKEVMVALRKFLLK